A single genomic interval of Fibrobacter sp. UWB13 harbors:
- a CDS encoding DUF1846 domain-containing protein: MFKVGFDNDAYLKTQSEKIQERISKFGGKLYLEFGGKLFDDHHASRVLPGFAPDSKIRMLEKLKDKAEVIIAINAGDIEKNKVRGDLGITYDQDVLRLIDAFRGYGLYVSSVVLTRWQEQPSAVAYQKKLESLGLKVYRHYPIAGYPSNIPLVVSDDGYGKNEFVETSRELVVVTAPGPGSGKMAVCLSQIYHENKRGVKAGYAKFETFPIWNIPLKHPVNLAYEAATADLNDVNMIDPFHLEAYGKTTINYNRDVEIFPVLNALFTRILGESPYKSPTDMGVNMAGNCIVDDAAVCEAANAEIIRRYYNTLCQVRKGNAEKDQVYKLELVMEQAHISAKDRKVAVAAVAKAEETNGPAVAIELNDGTIITGKTSSLLGASSAMLLDSLKHLAGIPDEVRLLSPMVIEPIQNLKTKQLGHKNPRLHMDEVLVALSVCALTDYNAKIALEKLPELRHCEVHSSVILSQVDVGVFRRLGVNLTSEPNYQTSKLYHG; the protein is encoded by the coding sequence ATGTTTAAAGTTGGTTTTGATAACGATGCTTATCTAAAAACTCAATCTGAAAAAATTCAAGAACGTATCTCTAAATTTGGTGGAAAACTTTATCTTGAATTTGGTGGAAAACTTTTTGATGACCATCATGCAAGCCGCGTTTTGCCGGGCTTTGCTCCTGACTCCAAAATTCGCATGCTCGAAAAGCTCAAGGATAAGGCCGAAGTCATCATCGCCATCAATGCTGGCGACATCGAAAAGAACAAGGTTCGTGGCGACCTCGGGATTACTTACGATCAAGACGTTCTTCGCCTGATTGACGCTTTCCGCGGTTATGGCCTTTATGTGAGCAGTGTGGTGTTGACTCGCTGGCAAGAACAGCCGAGCGCAGTCGCTTACCAGAAAAAGCTCGAAAGCCTCGGACTCAAGGTCTATCGCCATTATCCGATTGCCGGTTATCCGAGCAACATCCCGCTCGTGGTGAGCGATGATGGTTATGGCAAGAATGAATTTGTTGAAACTTCTCGCGAACTTGTGGTGGTGACCGCTCCGGGTCCGGGTAGTGGAAAGATGGCCGTTTGCCTCTCGCAAATTTATCATGAAAACAAGCGCGGTGTCAAGGCTGGCTATGCCAAGTTTGAAACGTTCCCGATTTGGAACATCCCGCTCAAGCACCCGGTCAACCTCGCTTACGAAGCTGCAACGGCTGACTTGAACGACGTGAACATGATTGACCCGTTCCACTTGGAAGCTTACGGCAAGACGACGATTAACTACAACCGCGACGTCGAAATTTTCCCGGTGTTGAACGCTCTCTTTACGCGCATCCTCGGTGAATCTCCGTACAAGAGCCCGACGGACATGGGCGTGAACATGGCTGGCAACTGCATTGTTGACGACGCTGCTGTTTGTGAAGCCGCCAATGCCGAAATCATCCGCCGCTACTACAATACTTTGTGCCAAGTCCGCAAGGGCAATGCCGAAAAGGATCAAGTCTACAAGCTTGAACTTGTGATGGAACAGGCTCACATCAGCGCTAAGGACCGCAAGGTTGCTGTCGCCGCTGTGGCAAAGGCTGAAGAAACGAACGGTCCGGCAGTCGCTATTGAACTGAACGACGGTACGATTATTACGGGCAAGACTTCTTCGCTTCTCGGTGCATCTTCTGCTATGTTGCTCGATTCTCTCAAGCACTTGGCTGGCATTCCGGACGAAGTCCGCCTGCTCTCTCCGATGGTGATTGAACCGATTCAGAACCTCAAGACGAAACAGCTCGGCCACAAGAACCCGCGCTTGCACATGGACGAAGTTCTCGTGGCTCTCTCCGTTTGCGCTCTGACGGATTACAATGCAAAGATTGCGCTCGAAAAACTCCCGGAACTCCGCCATTGCGAAGTCCACTCCAGCGTGATTCTGTCGCAGGTTGACGTTGGTGTGTTCCGCCGCCTCGGTGTGAACCTCACGTCTGAACCGAATTACCAGACAAGTAAATTATATCATGGCTAG
- a CDS encoding YkvA family protein, producing the protein MANGKVYDDVEVHDMNDGFKSSNRANVSMGDEQNGAPVVWKALSVIIAMLAVVYDLSPIDAVPDTIPLFGWLDDVGFTVMAALNAYQQFAKDQNSMVVRLAKYVKWMMVAFIVLAGVAVGGLITAIVALVMH; encoded by the coding sequence ATGGCTAATGGTAAAGTTTACGATGATGTTGAAGTTCACGATATGAACGATGGATTTAAAAGCTCAAATCGCGCAAATGTAAGTATGGGAGATGAACAGAATGGCGCTCCCGTTGTCTGGAAAGCGCTTTCTGTAATTATCGCTATGCTTGCGGTGGTTTACGATTTATCTCCGATTGATGCGGTCCCGGATACGATTCCGCTGTTTGGCTGGCTTGATGATGTGGGCTTTACTGTAATGGCCGCTCTCAACGCTTATCAGCAATTTGCCAAAGATCAGAATTCCATGGTCGTTCGTCTGGCGAAGTATGTCAAATGGATGATGGTTGCCTTTATTGTGCTTGCTGGTGTCGCGGTGGGAGGCCTTATAACTGCGATTGTAGCCCTTGTAATGCACTAA
- a CDS encoding T9SS type A sorting domain-containing protein, with protein sequence MKKLVLLAIVLTAFALAEKTHLIKVTKADGTTERFWVETVSKITFVADKNDSAKTVSIPLSIQKLDASVSWNRQTSSLSVVVPEARSSVQIFDVLGNCVYRNASLVKGANEVRPGLKAGFYAVRVQSGVRQTILNINVKE encoded by the coding sequence ATGAAAAAACTAGTGCTTCTAGCAATCGTTTTGACAGCCTTCGCCTTGGCTGAAAAAACGCATCTTATCAAAGTCACTAAGGCCGACGGTACCACCGAGCGATTCTGGGTGGAAACAGTGTCGAAAATAACGTTTGTGGCCGACAAGAACGATTCGGCTAAGACCGTTTCGATTCCTCTGTCGATTCAGAAGCTTGATGCGTCGGTTTCATGGAATCGTCAAACCTCAAGCTTGTCCGTGGTCGTTCCTGAAGCTCGTTCGTCAGTTCAGATTTTTGATGTCTTGGGTAATTGCGTTTACCGTAACGCAAGTCTCGTGAAGGGCGCAAACGAAGTTCGTCCCGGTCTTAAGGCTGGCTTCTATGCCGTGCGCGTTCAATCGGGTGTCCGTCAGACAATTCTCAACATCAACGTGAAGGAGTAA
- a CDS encoding thrombospondin type 3 repeat-containing protein, with the protein MKTIQTVSALLAASATLSMAGVLNVYTEDAKKASTSLNLTTIDSLTFSGKAEKKEMEFSGKAKQSAIKLSDMDHIDFTLKDKSKETMTVVVGDGIFAGKHTFKLSEIKNIEIVEVDSDEDKDGDGLTDLSEIYKYDTNPNSADTDGDGWSDGEELADGMYSPTNPTKFNPRIADVPGLRVTLKKSPRINLNVSVSEGVTESVSVTEGKEITKTNSVSYEQTRSADLMNSWELSTTQGWELGGSVADGFEGKYTGSVTVGYNGSYTTSTGMSWSSTEEKSVAENYEKAVSNEKSKGREVNGATLCMQVELKNTSDIAFTIEALKLSASTYDIKDTSSLKILAELTREGEWSDVTLKPAESVDANFCNDNVKVELIENMIYNTSSIVLGASSQKVTFDGGSSDFTVAYTKVAAKTADITIDYGPGSAGNPSARYQVATNYRYNVDHKGSDDMYAQTTLAELLRNAHVDFEQDSVVGPSKKKLYGLASIEGFKFSLADSAMWYVTIQRAANLKKGINTMDLYSFACASYDMEKIFIGAGDAVHIFYSKDQDHDGVPLPTEHLFGTDDTKVDTDGDGISDYDEISGWTKGESTVKIYTSPVEADTDGDGMNDKEDPEPTKRPLFTDASLSLLQVFPSLEVISSSPAKDSVKLDLDSAALAKDSNFSVSIQAPIAFIKVVPNAKKVTYVKFITDSNEQCVQGNEVNGKKVYTFNTPTLTVLKPTSVKIEVNSEDEKTVKTYTLSISSSLKPPTNLKLKKSENRDNIIVTFDRSKDSRVNGYVVLRALKGTNIPDSILNKTKILHKGTYQNINTYVDDDGDGSYTDDVGGGSPYYSYRVFAYAKEGNDMVFSKGTDLHSRSVGRIQVTYKMTDFGGEHYMYGLKGRAFIEANVTLYAGDGTGGRKLSHWYGYDWKAGDNDNKDAVFFLSKSKDTKDVMPSTAEHTDTIGSEGLYLDFDVLSKSCEDAAEKCNATTTAKQSITWSYAEMAKVLKNDIKGDGKVAPYKGSFKYLMGSSGFDFNPTTDICTSACGNEPHTGYKFKFDYEWVDDKDTY; encoded by the coding sequence ATGAAAACGATTCAAACAGTTTCCGCCCTTCTTGCTGCATCGGCAACGCTTAGCATGGCTGGTGTCCTCAATGTTTATACAGAAGATGCCAAGAAAGCCTCGACAAGTCTTAACCTCACGACTATTGATAGCTTGACTTTCTCTGGAAAAGCCGAAAAGAAAGAGATGGAATTCTCGGGAAAGGCAAAGCAGAGCGCTATCAAGCTTTCGGATATGGATCACATTGATTTCACGCTCAAGGACAAGAGCAAGGAAACGATGACTGTCGTGGTGGGTGATGGTATCTTTGCGGGTAAGCATACATTCAAGCTTTCCGAAATCAAGAACATCGAAATTGTCGAAGTGGATTCCGATGAGGACAAGGATGGCGACGGCCTTACCGACCTTAGCGAGATTTACAAATACGACACGAACCCGAATTCTGCCGATACGGATGGTGACGGCTGGAGCGACGGTGAAGAACTTGCTGACGGCATGTATTCGCCCACGAACCCGACCAAGTTCAACCCGCGTATTGCTGATGTGCCGGGACTTAGGGTAACGCTCAAAAAATCGCCCCGCATTAACCTCAATGTTTCGGTTTCGGAAGGTGTAACAGAAAGCGTTTCTGTCACGGAAGGCAAGGAAATTACCAAGACGAATTCTGTGAGCTATGAACAGACACGCAGTGCAGACCTCATGAATTCTTGGGAACTTTCAACGACTCAAGGTTGGGAACTCGGCGGGAGTGTTGCAGATGGCTTTGAAGGTAAATATACGGGAAGTGTGACTGTAGGTTATAACGGCAGCTACACAACTTCCACAGGTATGAGCTGGAGTAGCACCGAAGAAAAAAGCGTTGCTGAAAACTACGAAAAAGCCGTTTCCAATGAAAAGTCTAAAGGCCGTGAAGTGAACGGAGCGACTCTCTGCATGCAGGTGGAACTCAAAAACACATCGGATATTGCGTTTACCATTGAGGCGTTAAAACTGTCTGCCTCTACTTACGACATTAAGGATACGAGTTCCTTGAAAATCTTGGCCGAATTGACCCGAGAAGGCGAATGGAGCGATGTCACTCTCAAGCCGGCGGAATCGGTTGATGCGAATTTCTGCAACGACAATGTGAAGGTTGAACTCATTGAAAATATGATTTACAATACGAGTTCCATCGTTCTTGGAGCTTCATCGCAAAAGGTAACTTTTGATGGTGGCTCCTCCGATTTTACTGTCGCTTACACGAAGGTTGCCGCCAAGACTGCCGATATCACCATTGATTACGGTCCCGGTTCTGCAGGTAACCCGTCGGCACGTTATCAGGTTGCAACAAATTACCGCTACAATGTCGACCACAAGGGTTCCGACGATATGTATGCGCAGACGACTCTTGCAGAACTTTTGCGCAATGCCCATGTAGATTTCGAACAGGATTCTGTTGTAGGCCCTTCAAAGAAGAAGCTTTATGGGCTGGCTTCTATTGAAGGATTCAAGTTTAGCTTGGCCGATAGCGCCATGTGGTATGTCACCATCCAGCGTGCAGCAAACCTCAAAAAAGGTATCAACACGATGGATTTGTACTCGTTCGCCTGTGCCTCCTACGATATGGAAAAGATTTTCATAGGTGCGGGTGATGCCGTGCATATCTTCTACAGCAAGGACCAAGACCACGATGGTGTGCCTCTCCCGACAGAACACCTGTTTGGAACGGATGACACCAAGGTGGATACGGATGGCGATGGTATTTCGGATTACGATGAAATCTCTGGTTGGACCAAGGGGGAATCGACTGTCAAGATTTATACAAGTCCAGTCGAAGCTGATACGGATGGCGATGGTATGAATGACAAGGAAGACCCGGAACCGACCAAGCGCCCGTTGTTTACGGATGCAAGCCTTTCCTTGCTCCAGGTGTTTCCTTCGCTAGAAGTGATCTCCTCGTCGCCGGCGAAAGATTCCGTTAAGTTGGATTTGGATTCCGCGGCTCTCGCTAAAGACAGCAATTTCTCTGTTTCTATTCAAGCGCCGATTGCTTTTATCAAGGTTGTGCCAAATGCAAAAAAGGTTACTTATGTGAAGTTTATAACGGATAGTAACGAGCAATGTGTACAAGGGAATGAAGTAAATGGCAAGAAAGTTTACACATTCAACACCCCGACACTTACGGTATTGAAGCCGACAAGTGTCAAGATTGAAGTGAATTCTGAAGATGAAAAAACGGTCAAAACATACACTTTGTCGATTTCTTCGTCTTTGAAACCTCCGACCAATTTGAAACTCAAAAAAAGCGAAAATCGAGATAATATTATAGTGACCTTTGATCGTTCTAAGGATTCTCGTGTAAATGGATATGTCGTTTTGCGAGCCCTCAAAGGAACCAATATACCGGATAGTATTTTGAACAAAACAAAAATCTTACATAAAGGTACTTATCAAAATATCAACACCTATGTAGATGATGACGGCGATGGAAGCTATACCGATGATGTTGGCGGTGGTTCTCCTTATTATTCTTATCGAGTTTTCGCCTATGCCAAGGAAGGAAACGACATGGTGTTCTCTAAAGGTACAGATCTGCATTCACGTAGTGTAGGCCGAATTCAGGTAACCTATAAGATGACTGACTTTGGTGGTGAACACTATATGTATGGCCTTAAGGGGCGAGCATTTATTGAAGCAAATGTTACTCTCTATGCAGGTGATGGTACCGGTGGAAGAAAGCTTTCTCATTGGTATGGGTATGATTGGAAGGCTGGAGACAATGATAATAAGGATGCTGTGTTTTTCTTGTCTAAATCAAAAGATACAAAAGACGTCATGCCTAGTACCGCTGAGCATACTGATACCATTGGCTCTGAGGGATTATATTTGGACTTCGATGTTTTGTCTAAGTCTTGCGAAGATGCTGCTGAAAAATGTAATGCTACTACTACCGCAAAACAGTCTATCACTTGGTCGTATGCTGAGATGGCAAAAGTTCTGAAGAATGATATAAAGGGGGATGGTAAAGTCGCTCCTTACAAGGGCTCGTTTAAATACCTTATGGGTTCGAGTGGATTCGATTTTAATCCAACAACAGATATATGCACTTCAGCTTGTGGTAATGAACCTCATACGGGTTATAAGTTCAAATTCGACTATGAATGGGTGGACGACAAGGACACTTATTAA